One genomic segment of Dysosmobacter sp. Marseille-Q4140 includes these proteins:
- the arcC gene encoding carbamate kinase yields MGKRIVIALGGNALGNNLPEQMAAVKHTAKAIADLIEEGHEVVVAHGNGPQVGMINIAMTTLSREDKSHPIAPMSVCTAMSQGYIGYDLQNSLREELLDRGIHKPVATILTQVQVDPQDPAFQNPTKPIGTFMTEEEAEEMRRRGNAVMEDAGRGWRRCVASPKPKAIVEIETIRALVDAGHVAVACGGGGIPVYNTEGNHLKGAGAVIDKDFASELLAEELDADALIILTAVEKVAVNFGKPDQQWLDHLTPAEAKKYEAEGQFAPGSMLPKVQAAVKFAESKPGRTALITLLEKAKDGIAGKTGTSISQ; encoded by the coding sequence ATGGGCAAACGGATCGTCATCGCCCTGGGCGGCAACGCCCTGGGCAACAACCTGCCGGAGCAGATGGCCGCCGTGAAGCACACGGCCAAGGCCATCGCCGACCTGATCGAAGAGGGCCACGAGGTCGTGGTGGCCCACGGCAACGGCCCCCAGGTGGGCATGATCAACATCGCCATGACCACTCTGTCCCGCGAGGACAAGAGCCACCCCATCGCCCCCATGTCCGTGTGCACGGCCATGAGCCAGGGCTATATCGGCTACGACCTGCAGAACTCCCTACGGGAGGAGCTGCTGGACCGGGGCATCCACAAGCCGGTGGCCACCATCCTGACCCAGGTCCAGGTGGACCCCCAGGATCCGGCCTTCCAGAACCCCACCAAGCCCATCGGCACCTTCATGACCGAGGAGGAGGCCGAGGAGATGCGCCGCCGCGGCAACGCCGTGATGGAGGACGCCGGCCGCGGCTGGCGCCGCTGCGTGGCCTCTCCCAAGCCCAAGGCCATCGTGGAGATCGAAACCATCCGGGCCCTGGTGGACGCCGGACATGTGGCCGTGGCCTGCGGCGGCGGCGGCATCCCGGTCTACAACACCGAGGGCAACCACCTCAAGGGCGCGGGCGCTGTCATTGACAAGGACTTCGCCTCTGAGCTGCTGGCGGAGGAGCTGGACGCGGACGCACTCATCATCCTCACCGCCGTTGAAAAGGTGGCTGTCAACTTCGGCAAGCCCGACCAGCAGTGGCTGGACCACCTGACCCCGGCCGAGGCCAAGAAGTACGAGGCGGAGGGCCAGTTCGCCCCCGGCTCCATGCTGCCCAAGGTTCAGGCCGCCGTGAAGTTCGCCGAGTCCAAGCCCGGCCGCACGGCCCTGATCACCCTGCTGGAGAAGGCCAAGGACGGCATTGCCGGAAAGACCGGCACCTCGATCTCCCAGTGA
- a CDS encoding transcriptional regulator translates to MYFTKKHGKEGSSIESGKLELLKQVAAGIAAQFGSSCEVVVHDLSRHADHTIVAIENGHVTGRKVGDGASYVVIEQLATNDPQPRDHLCYLTKTPDGKILKSSTIYIRNSKGKVSGILAINYDISRLLMVDDALHDLVSTGDQPQPEPERIVNVNDLLEELIQQSVSLVGKPAALMNKEDKVKAIRFLNENGAFLITKSGDKIAKYFGISKYTLYSYIDTKQQEGK, encoded by the coding sequence ATGTATTTTACGAAAAAACACGGAAAGGAGGGGAGCTCCATAGAAAGCGGAAAACTGGAACTGCTCAAGCAGGTGGCGGCGGGCATCGCGGCGCAGTTCGGCAGCAGCTGCGAGGTGGTGGTCCACGACCTGAGCCGTCATGCGGACCATACCATCGTGGCCATCGAGAACGGGCACGTCACCGGCCGGAAGGTTGGCGACGGGGCCTCCTATGTGGTGATCGAACAGCTGGCCACCAACGATCCCCAGCCCAGGGACCACCTGTGCTATTTGACCAAGACCCCGGATGGGAAGATCCTCAAATCCTCCACCATCTATATCCGCAACAGCAAGGGAAAGGTGTCCGGCATCCTGGCCATCAACTACGACATCTCCCGCCTGCTGATGGTGGACGACGCGCTCCACGATCTGGTCTCCACGGGGGATCAGCCCCAGCCGGAGCCGGAGCGGATCGTCAACGTCAACGACCTGCTGGAGGAGCTGATCCAGCAGTCGGTGTCGCTGGTGGGCAAGCCCGCGGCGCTGATGAACAAGGAGGACAAAGTGAAGGCCATCCGGTTCCTCAATGAAAACGGGGCATTCCTCATCACCAAGTCCGGCGACAAGATCGCCAAGTATTTCGGCATCTCCAAGTACACCTTATATTCCTATATCGACACGAAACAACAGGAGGGCAAGTGA
- a CDS encoding pyridoxal-5-phosphate-dependent protein subunit beta yields the protein MIDLTINKTGLEHNLAKAKENNIIIPTIAQMEHPETIPEKIQEKLKSVGLWDVNPLNLFRITWKNEAKESGGLFQAVPNYIELPSELTGVPCRIIAMVGKWFPTGCHKVGASFGCLAPRLVTGQFDVNIHKAVWPSTGNYCRGGAFNSALLGAQGVAILPAEMSQERFDWLHEIGAEVIATPGCESNVKEIFDKTWELRQDPQYMIFNQFEEMGNPLWHYNVTGNALADVFEAIKRPGDRFAAAAFTSGSAGTMSAGDLLKEKYPHLKLAVGEALQCPTILNNGFGGHRIEGIGDKHIPWIHNVKNTDMAIAIDDEDSQRLLRLFNTPEGQAYLKDVLKLDPALIEKLTWLGISGIANVLCCIKMAKYYELTEHDVVGTVLTDSAVMYRSRIDELNEQYGAYNAHEAALDHALHMLGLKTDNLMELTYADRKRVHNLKYYTWVEQQARDVKELNALWYDTEGTWDAVHKQAKDLDDLINEFNEATGLLKNL from the coding sequence ATGATCGATCTGACTATCAACAAGACGGGCCTGGAGCACAACCTTGCCAAGGCGAAGGAGAACAACATCATCATTCCTACCATCGCGCAGATGGAGCACCCGGAGACCATCCCCGAGAAGATCCAGGAAAAGCTCAAGAGCGTGGGCCTGTGGGACGTGAATCCTCTGAACCTGTTCCGTATCACCTGGAAGAACGAGGCCAAGGAGAGCGGGGGCCTTTTCCAGGCGGTGCCCAACTACATCGAGCTGCCCTCCGAGCTGACCGGCGTGCCCTGCCGGATCATTGCCATGGTGGGCAAGTGGTTCCCCACCGGCTGCCACAAGGTTGGCGCCTCCTTCGGCTGCCTGGCCCCCCGTCTGGTCACCGGCCAGTTTGACGTGAACATCCACAAGGCGGTCTGGCCCTCCACCGGCAACTACTGCCGCGGCGGCGCCTTCAACTCCGCGCTGCTGGGCGCTCAGGGTGTCGCCATTTTGCCCGCGGAGATGAGCCAGGAGCGGTTTGACTGGCTCCACGAGATCGGCGCCGAGGTCATCGCCACTCCCGGCTGCGAGTCCAACGTCAAGGAGATCTTCGACAAGACCTGGGAGCTGCGTCAGGATCCCCAGTACATGATCTTCAACCAGTTCGAGGAGATGGGCAACCCCCTGTGGCACTACAATGTCACCGGCAACGCCCTGGCGGACGTGTTCGAGGCCATCAAGCGCCCCGGTGACCGGTTCGCCGCCGCCGCCTTCACCTCCGGCTCTGCCGGCACCATGAGCGCCGGCGACCTGCTCAAGGAGAAGTATCCCCACCTGAAGCTGGCCGTGGGCGAGGCGCTCCAGTGCCCCACCATTCTCAACAACGGCTTCGGCGGCCACCGGATCGAGGGCATCGGCGACAAGCACATCCCCTGGATCCACAACGTCAAGAACACCGACATGGCCATCGCCATCGACGACGAGGACTCCCAGCGCCTGCTGCGCCTGTTCAACACCCCCGAGGGCCAGGCCTATTTGAAGGATGTTCTGAAGCTGGACCCCGCGCTGATCGAGAAGCTCACGTGGCTTGGCATCTCCGGCATTGCCAATGTCCTGTGCTGCATCAAGATGGCCAAGTACTACGAGCTGACCGAGCACGATGTGGTGGGCACGGTCCTGACCGACTCCGCGGTCATGTACCGCAGCCGCATCGACGAGCTCAACGAGCAGTACGGTGCCTACAACGCCCACGAGGCGGCCCTGGACCACGCCCTGCATATGCTGGGCCTCAAGACCGACAACCTGATGGAGCTGACCTATGCCGACCGCAAGCGGGTCCACAACCTCAAGTATTACACCTGGGTGGAGCAGCAGGCCCGGGACGTGAAGGAGCTCAACGCCCTGTGGTACGACACCGAGGGCACCTGGGACGCCGTCCACAAGCAGGCCAAGGATCTGGATGACCTCATCAACGAGTTCAACGAGGCCACCGGACTGCTGAAGAACCTGTAA
- a CDS encoding BMP family ABC transporter substrate-binding protein: MKKFLALLLALLMALSLVACGGGDDTATEEETTTDDTATEETAVDVKIGLICVHDINSGYDAAHIEGLTAACEAMGIDVDSQVIMKYNIAEDQNCYDAAVDLAEQGCNIIFSDSYGHQTYMLQAAREYSDITFVSCTGDQAGVAGLDNFKNIFPYTYESRYVSGVVAGMKLKELMDAGTVTDPYVGYVGAFPYAEVVCGYTAFLLGIQSIVPEAHMDVQYTNSWYDPVAEGEAANTLMARGCVIIGQHADSTGAPSAVQEALDKGTVAYSVGYNIDMLSVAPTAALTSAQNNWSVLYQATLEKFVAGEEIPADYATGIADGAVMISALGESCAEGTQEAVDAAWAGITDGSLKVFDTSKFTVGGETVTEYEVNFSIIDFATGDVVFEGPTENVIADGAFQESVYRSAPYFDLRIDGITELNNN; encoded by the coding sequence ATGAAGAAGTTTCTTGCACTGCTTCTCGCCCTGCTGATGGCGCTCTCCCTGGTAGCCTGCGGCGGCGGGGACGACACCGCGACTGAGGAAGAAACCACTACGGACGACACCGCCACCGAGGAGACCGCCGTCGACGTGAAGATCGGCCTGATCTGCGTTCACGACATCAACTCCGGCTACGACGCCGCCCACATCGAGGGCCTGACCGCCGCCTGCGAGGCCATGGGCATCGACGTGGACAGCCAGGTGATCATGAAGTACAACATCGCCGAGGACCAGAACTGCTACGACGCCGCCGTGGACCTGGCGGAGCAGGGCTGCAACATCATCTTCTCCGACTCCTACGGCCATCAGACCTACATGCTCCAGGCCGCCCGTGAGTACAGCGATATCACCTTCGTCTCCTGTACCGGCGACCAGGCCGGCGTTGCGGGCCTGGACAACTTCAAGAACATCTTCCCCTACACCTATGAGTCCCGCTATGTCTCCGGCGTCGTGGCCGGCATGAAGCTCAAGGAGCTGATGGACGCCGGCACCGTCACCGATCCCTATGTGGGCTACGTGGGCGCCTTCCCCTACGCCGAGGTGGTCTGCGGCTACACCGCCTTCCTGCTGGGCATCCAGTCCATCGTCCCCGAGGCCCACATGGACGTGCAGTACACCAACTCCTGGTATGATCCCGTGGCTGAGGGCGAAGCTGCCAACACCCTGATGGCCCGCGGCTGCGTCATCATCGGCCAGCACGCCGACTCCACCGGCGCTCCCTCTGCCGTCCAGGAGGCTCTGGACAAGGGCACCGTGGCCTACTCCGTGGGCTACAACATCGACATGCTGTCCGTGGCTCCCACCGCCGCCCTGACCTCCGCCCAGAACAACTGGTCCGTCCTGTACCAGGCCACTCTGGAGAAGTTCGTGGCCGGCGAGGAGATCCCCGCCGACTACGCCACCGGCATTGCCGACGGCGCCGTCATGATCTCCGCTCTGGGCGAGAGCTGCGCCGAGGGCACTCAGGAGGCCGTCGACGCCGCTTGGGCCGGCATTACTGACGGCAGCCTGAAGGTGTTTGACACCTCCAAGTTCACCGTGGGCGGCGAGACCGTCACCGAGTATGAGGTCAACTTCTCCATCATCGACTTCGCCACCGGCGACGTGGTGTTCGAGGGTCCCACCGAGAACGTCATCGCCGACGGCGCCTTCCAGGAGTCCGTGTACCGCAGCGCTCCCTACTTCGACCTGCGCATCGACGGCATCACCGAGCTCAACAACAACTAA
- the ygeW gene encoding knotted carbamoyltransferase YgeW, producing MSKTIELAKHLETLHINNMYKSDFYWTWDKTDEELDAIFTVADALRDLRERNKSTRIFDSGLGISIFRDNSTRTRFSFASACNLLGLTVQDLDEKKSQIAHGETVRETANMVSFMADVIGIRDDMFIGEGHKYQKTFMDAVKEGYRDGILEQQPTLVNLQCDVDHPTQCMADMLHIIHEFGGVENLKGKKIAMTWAYSPSYGKPLSVPQGVIGLMTRFGMDVVLAHPEGYDVMPEVEEIAKKNAAATGGSYKKVATMEEAFDGADIVYPKSWAPFAAMEQRTKLYQAGDQAGIDALEKQLLAQNAQFKNWSCTEEMMKRTKNGKALYMHCLPADITGLSCKEGEVDNSVFDRYINPLYKEASYKPYVIAAMIMMSKVKDPVSALMALDGADKRKRF from the coding sequence ATGTCTAAGACCATCGAGCTGGCCAAGCATCTGGAAACCCTGCACATCAACAACATGTACAAGTCCGACTTCTACTGGACCTGGGACAAGACCGACGAGGAGCTGGACGCCATCTTCACTGTGGCCGATGCCCTGCGGGACCTGCGTGAGCGCAATAAGTCCACCCGGATCTTCGACTCCGGCCTGGGCATCTCCATCTTCCGCGACAACTCCACCCGCACCCGCTTCTCCTTCGCCTCCGCCTGCAACCTGCTGGGCCTGACCGTCCAGGATCTGGACGAGAAGAAGAGCCAGATCGCCCACGGCGAGACCGTCCGTGAGACCGCCAACATGGTCTCCTTCATGGCCGACGTCATCGGCATCCGGGACGACATGTTCATCGGCGAGGGCCACAAGTATCAGAAGACCTTCATGGACGCCGTGAAGGAGGGCTACCGCGACGGCATCCTGGAGCAGCAGCCCACCCTGGTGAACCTGCAGTGCGACGTGGACCATCCCACCCAGTGCATGGCCGACATGCTGCACATCATCCATGAGTTCGGCGGCGTGGAGAACCTCAAGGGCAAGAAGATCGCCATGACCTGGGCCTACAGCCCCTCCTACGGCAAGCCCCTGTCCGTGCCCCAGGGCGTCATCGGCCTGATGACCCGCTTCGGCATGGACGTGGTCCTGGCCCATCCCGAGGGCTATGACGTCATGCCCGAGGTGGAGGAGATCGCCAAGAAGAACGCCGCCGCTACCGGCGGCAGCTACAAGAAGGTCGCCACGATGGAGGAGGCCTTCGACGGCGCCGACATCGTCTATCCCAAGTCCTGGGCTCCCTTCGCCGCCATGGAGCAGCGCACCAAGCTGTATCAGGCCGGTGACCAGGCTGGCATCGACGCTCTGGAGAAGCAGCTGCTGGCTCAGAACGCCCAGTTCAAGAACTGGAGCTGCACTGAGGAGATGATGAAGCGGACCAAGAACGGCAAGGCCCTGTACATGCACTGCCTGCCCGCCGACATCACCGGCCTGAGCTGCAAGGAGGGCGAGGTGGACAACTCCGTGTTCGACCGCTACATCAACCCCCTGTACAAGGAAGCCAGCTACAAGCCCTATGTCATCGCCGCCATGATCATGATGAGCAAGGTGAAGGACCCCGTGTCCGCCCTGATGGCTCTGGACGGCGCCGACAAGCGCAAGCGCTTCTAA
- a CDS encoding YgeY family selenium metabolism-linked hydrolase: MDFEAIKRAAEGYKAEMSRFLRDMISHPSESCEEKDVVMCIKAEMEKLGFDKVEIDGLGNVIGWMGDGEKIIAIDSHIDTVGIGNINNWEADPYKGYETDDVIYGRGGSDQEGGMASAVYGAKIMKDLGLIPAGYKIMVVGSVQEEDCDGMCWQYIVNKYFSSKEEAQKKIEFVISTEPTDGGIYRGHRGRMEIRVDVKGVSCHGSAPERGDNAIYKMADILQDVRALNENDDADATEIKGLVKMLNPKYNPEHYEDARFLGRGTCTTSQIFYTSPSRCAVADSCAISIDRRMTAGETWDSCLQEIRDLPSVKKYGDDVKVSMYMYDRPAWTGTVYETECFFPTWINKESAAHVQALIDAHHALYGDERIGHADAEPKYDAMHLRHRPLTDKWTFSTNCVSIQGRYGIPCVGFGPGAESQAHAPNEITWKQDLVTCAAVYVAAVNLYKEENKTADVTEFRQSLTDNVIQ, encoded by the coding sequence ATGGATTTCGAAGCGATCAAGCGTGCGGCAGAGGGCTACAAGGCGGAGATGTCCCGCTTCCTGCGGGATATGATCTCCCACCCCAGCGAGAGCTGCGAGGAGAAGGACGTCGTCATGTGCATCAAGGCCGAGATGGAGAAGCTGGGCTTTGACAAGGTCGAGATCGACGGCCTGGGCAACGTCATCGGCTGGATGGGCGACGGCGAGAAGATCATCGCCATCGACTCCCACATCGACACCGTGGGCATCGGCAACATCAACAACTGGGAGGCCGACCCCTACAAGGGCTACGAGACCGACGACGTGATCTACGGCCGCGGCGGCTCCGACCAGGAGGGCGGCATGGCCTCCGCCGTGTACGGCGCCAAGATCATGAAGGATCTGGGCCTGATCCCCGCCGGCTACAAGATCATGGTCGTGGGCTCCGTCCAGGAAGAGGACTGCGACGGCATGTGCTGGCAGTACATCGTCAACAAGTACTTCTCCAGCAAGGAGGAGGCTCAGAAGAAGATCGAGTTCGTCATCTCCACCGAGCCCACCGACGGCGGCATCTACCGCGGCCACCGCGGCCGTATGGAGATCCGCGTGGACGTGAAGGGCGTCTCCTGCCACGGCTCCGCTCCCGAGCGCGGCGACAACGCCATCTACAAGATGGCCGACATTCTCCAGGACGTCCGCGCCCTGAACGAGAACGACGACGCCGACGCCACCGAGATCAAGGGCCTCGTCAAGATGCTCAACCCCAAGTACAACCCCGAGCACTACGAGGACGCCCGCTTCCTGGGCCGCGGCACCTGCACCACCAGCCAGATCTTCTACACCTCCCCCAGCCGCTGCGCCGTGGCGGACAGCTGCGCCATCTCCATCGACCGCCGCATGACCGCCGGCGAGACCTGGGACTCCTGCCTGCAGGAGATCCGGGACCTGCCCTCTGTCAAGAAGTACGGCGACGACGTGAAGGTCAGCATGTACATGTACGACCGTCCCGCCTGGACCGGCACCGTCTATGAGACCGAGTGCTTCTTCCCCACCTGGATCAACAAGGAGAGCGCCGCTCACGTCCAGGCTCTGATCGACGCCCACCACGCCCTGTACGGCGACGAGCGCATCGGCCACGCCGACGCCGAGCCCAAGTACGACGCCATGCACCTGCGTCACCGTCCCCTGACCGACAAGTGGACCTTCTCCACCAACTGCGTGTCCATCCAGGGCCGGTACGGCATCCCCTGCGTGGGCTTCGGCCCCGGCGCCGAGTCTCAGGCTCACGCCCCCAACGAGATCACCTGGAAGCAGGATCTGGTCACCTGCGCCGCCGTGTACGTGGCCGCTGTGAACCTCTACAAGGAGGAGAACAAGACCGCCGACGTCACCGAGTTCCGCCAGAGCCTGACGGATAACGTCATCCAGTGA